From one Gemmatimonadales bacterium genomic stretch:
- a CDS encoding aminotransferase class I/II-fold pyridoxal phosphate-dependent enzyme — MKPRIAARVQQLPGYPLADISRRKRELIAAGVDPIDLGAGDADFPPPAVAVESLRRALDDPAMSRYGFQLGLPAFREAIVRYHRRRFHTEFDPITEVLPLIGSKEGLAHFAQAVSGPGDIAIVPEPGYQCYIGGAICSGAEPRIYPLTPRTDFLVELGELPADVLARARVVFLNYPNNPTAAVAPRDYLERTVAVCREHGIALAYDNPYVEITFDGYVAPSIFEIEGAREVAIEFHSCSKSFAMTGWRLGWAVGNRELIAALSKIKSYHDTGAFLAVQRAGADVLDHSEAIIKPAVERFRSRRDVAVESFRRAGFEVGAPRATMYLWIPLPEGIASAGFSRAAMDGEGVITLPGSAFGPSAEGYFRVALTVSEERLEEAAERMGRVLARA; from the coding sequence TTGAAGCCACGAATCGCCGCGCGCGTCCAGCAGCTCCCCGGGTATCCTCTCGCGGACATCAGCCGCCGGAAGCGCGAGTTGATCGCGGCCGGCGTGGACCCGATCGACCTCGGCGCCGGTGACGCGGATTTCCCGCCGCCCGCCGTGGCGGTCGAGTCGCTGCGGCGCGCCCTCGACGATCCGGCCATGAGCCGCTACGGCTTCCAGCTCGGCCTGCCCGCGTTCCGCGAGGCCATAGTCCGTTATCACCGCCGCCGATTCCACACCGAGTTCGATCCAATCACGGAAGTGCTGCCGCTCATCGGCTCCAAGGAAGGCCTCGCGCACTTCGCGCAGGCGGTCTCCGGCCCCGGCGACATCGCGATCGTGCCGGAGCCCGGCTACCAGTGCTACATCGGCGGCGCGATCTGCTCCGGCGCGGAGCCGCGCATCTATCCCCTCACGCCGCGCACCGACTTCCTGGTGGAGCTGGGCGAGCTGCCCGCGGACGTCCTCGCGCGGGCCCGCGTGGTGTTCCTCAACTACCCGAACAACCCGACCGCCGCGGTAGCGCCGCGCGACTACCTGGAGCGCACCGTGGCCGTCTGTCGGGAGCACGGCATCGCGCTCGCCTACGACAACCCCTACGTCGAGATCACGTTCGACGGCTACGTGGCGCCGAGCATCTTCGAGATCGAAGGAGCGCGGGAGGTCGCGATCGAGTTCCACTCCTGCTCCAAGTCGTTCGCGATGACCGGCTGGCGGCTCGGTTGGGCGGTGGGGAACCGCGAGCTGATAGCGGCGCTCAGCAAGATCAAGTCGTACCACGACACCGGCGCCTTCCTCGCCGTACAGCGGGCCGGCGCGGATGTGCTGGACCACTCGGAGGCGATCATCAAGCCGGCGGTCGAGCGGTTCCGCTCGCGGCGGGACGTCGCGGTCGAGTCGTTCCGGCGCGCGGGCTTCGAGGTGGGTGCGCCCCGGGCCACGATGTATCTGTGGATCCCGCTGCCGGAGGGAATCGCGTCCGCGGGCTTCTCCCGCGCGGCCATGGACGGCGAAGGCGTCATCACGCTGCCGGGCAGTGCGTTCGGCCCGTCGGCAGAGGGCTACTTCCGGGTGGCGCTGACGGTGAGCGAGGAGCGACTCGAGGAGGCGGCGGAGCGCATGGGCCGGGTGCTTGCTCGGGCGTAG
- a CDS encoding fumarylacetoacetate hydrolase family protein — protein sequence MPRPGKIVCVGRNYAEHARELGNPVPERPLLFLKPPSAVIGHGEAIVIPPESRQVEHEAEIGVVLGRSLRRADEATARAAIAGITCVNDVTARDLQKTDGQWTRAKGFDTFCPMGPRVMPIDPATFDLTTLEVICRVNGVARQHGRAADMVFSIPVLLAYISQAMTLEPGDLVVTGTPEGVGPLVAGDVVEVEVPGVGVLRNPVRS from the coding sequence ATGCCAAGACCGGGGAAGATCGTCTGCGTGGGGCGCAATTACGCCGAGCACGCGAGGGAGCTGGGGAATCCGGTGCCGGAACGGCCGCTGCTGTTCCTCAAGCCGCCTTCCGCGGTGATCGGCCACGGCGAGGCGATAGTGATCCCGCCCGAATCGCGGCAGGTGGAGCATGAGGCGGAGATCGGCGTGGTGCTGGGCCGGTCCCTTCGCCGCGCCGACGAAGCGACCGCGCGCGCGGCCATCGCCGGGATCACCTGCGTCAACGACGTCACGGCGCGCGACCTCCAGAAGACGGACGGCCAGTGGACCCGCGCCAAGGGCTTCGACACCTTCTGTCCGATGGGTCCCCGCGTGATGCCCATCGACCCCGCGACCTTCGACCTCACGACCCTCGAAGTGATCTGCCGGGTGAACGGTGTGGCCCGCCAGCACGGCCGCGCCGCGGACATGGTCTTCAGCATCCCGGTGCTGCTCGCCTACATCTCGCAGGCCATGACGCTGGAGCCGGGCGACCTGGTGGTGACGGGCACGCCGGAAGGGGTCGGGCCGCTGGTGGCGGGTGACGTGGTGGAGGTGGAAGTGCCGGGCGTGGGGGTGCTGCGCAATCCCGTGAGGAGCTAG
- a CDS encoding pirin family protein — MSIRPVNRIIEAQPTIEGAGVRLRRAFGFGNTGDFDPFLLFDDFRNERPQDYIAGFPWHPHRGIETITYVLTGTVRHGDSLGNKGALGSGDVQWMTAGRGIMHQEMPQGDAQGRMHGFQLWANLPAALKMSPPRYQDVVSGDIPEVTDDDGTRVRVVCGSFWGKTGPVDGIAADPHYLDVWVPPGRRKTLPVETSRHAFAYVFEGGGRFRDASEPQEVQTDRVGTAAAGPEEETGNRSLVLFGSGDEVTVQAGEAGVRFLMVSGKPIEEPVAWYGPIVMNTQEQLRQAYAELQDGTFISPAEARP; from the coding sequence GTGTCGATCAGGCCGGTCAATCGCATCATCGAAGCGCAGCCCACCATTGAAGGCGCCGGAGTGCGGCTCCGTCGCGCGTTCGGCTTCGGCAACACCGGCGATTTCGATCCGTTCCTCCTGTTCGACGACTTCCGCAACGAGCGTCCCCAGGACTACATCGCGGGCTTCCCGTGGCACCCGCATCGCGGCATCGAGACCATCACCTACGTTCTGACGGGGACGGTGCGCCACGGCGACAGCCTCGGCAACAAGGGCGCGCTGGGTTCGGGTGACGTGCAATGGATGACGGCCGGTCGTGGGATCATGCATCAGGAGATGCCCCAGGGCGACGCGCAGGGGCGGATGCACGGGTTCCAGCTGTGGGCGAACCTCCCTGCGGCTCTCAAGATGAGCCCGCCGCGCTACCAGGACGTCGTCTCCGGCGACATCCCGGAGGTGACCGACGACGACGGCACCCGGGTTCGGGTCGTCTGCGGGAGTTTCTGGGGCAAGACCGGTCCGGTGGACGGAATCGCGGCCGATCCGCACTATCTCGATGTGTGGGTGCCGCCGGGCCGCCGCAAGACCCTGCCGGTCGAGACGTCCCGGCACGCCTTTGCCTACGTGTTCGAGGGCGGCGGCCGGTTCCGGGATGCCTCAGAGCCCCAGGAGGTCCAGACCGATCGCGTGGGAACTGCCGCCGCCGGGCCCGAGGAGGAGACCGGCAACCGGTCGCTCGTGCTCTTCGGCAGCGGTGATGAGGTGACGGTCCAGGCCGGGGAGGCGGGCGTCCGGTTCCTGATGGTCTCGGGGAAGCCCATCGAGGAGCCGGTGGCCTGGTACGGCCCGATCGTGATGAATACCCAGGAGCAGCTTCGGCAGGCCTACGCCGAGCTGCAGGACGGCACGTTCATCAGCCCGGCTGAAGCGCGGCCGTAG